Proteins from one Pongo abelii isolate AG06213 chromosome 7, NHGRI_mPonAbe1-v2.0_pri, whole genome shotgun sequence genomic window:
- the LOC129047586 gene encoding olfactory receptor 7E24-like: protein MSSSPNLDVSNKITDGVYTPCDIGSNMILSPPGYWERYHSAEDPELQRVLPGLSLSMYLVTVLRNLLIILAVSSDSHFHTPVYFFLSNLCWVDIGFTSAMVSKMIVDMQSHSRVISYAGCLTRMSFLVLFTCIEDMLLTLMAYDGFVAICRPLHYPVIVNPHFCVFLVLVSFFLSLLDSQLHSWIVLQFAFLKNVEISHFVCEPSQLLNLACSDSVINSIFIYLDSTMFGFLPISGILLSYSNIVLSILRISSSDGKSEAFSICGSHLAVVCLFYGTGIGMYLTSAVSPPPRSGGVASGMYTVVTPMLNPLIYCLRNRDIQSALWRLSSRTVESHDLFHPFSCVGKKGQPH, encoded by the exons atgtcgtCCTCTCCAAACCTGGATGTTAGCAACAAGATTACAGAtggggtgtacacaccctgcgacATTGGAAGTAACATGATCCTCTCCCCACCTGGATACTGGGAAAGATACCACAGCGCGG AGGATCCAGAACTGCAGCGCGTCCTCCCTGGGCTGTCCCTGTCCATGTACCTGGTCACGGTGCTGAGGAACCTGCTCATCATCCTGGCTGTCAGCTCTGACTCCCACTTCCACACCCCCgtgtacttcttcctctccaacctgtgCTGGGTTGACATCGGGTTCACCTCGGCCATGGTTTccaagatgattgtggacatGCAGTCGCATAGCAGAGTCATCTCTTATGCGGGCTGCCTGACACGGATGTCTTTCTTGGTCCTTTTCACATGTATAGAAGACATGCTCCTGACTCTGATGGCCTATGATGGATTTGTGGCCATCTGTCGCCCTCTGCACTACCCAGTCATCGTGAATCCTCACTTCTGTGTCTTCTTAGTTTTGGTGTCCTTTTTCCTTAGCCTGTTGGATTCCCAGCTGCACAGTTGGATTGTGTTACAATTCGCCTTCTTGAAGAATGTGGAAATCTCTCATTTTGTCTGTGAGCCATCTCAGCTTCTCAACCTTGCCTGTTCTGACAGCGTCATCAAtagcatatttatatatttagatagtaCTATGTTTGGTTTTCTTCCAATTTCAGGGATCCTTTTGTCTTACTCTAACATTGTCCTCTCCATTCTAAGAATTTCATCGTCAGATGGGAAGTCTGAAGCCTTTTCCATCTGTGGCTCTCACCTGGCAGTTGTCTGCTTATTTTATGGAACAGGCATTGGCATGTACCTGACTTCAGCTGTGTCACCACCCCCCAGGAGTGGTGGGGTGGCATCAGGGATGTACACTGTggtcacccccatgctgaacccTCTCATCTACTGCCTGAGAAACAGGGACATTCAAAGTGCCCTGTGGAGGCTGAGCAGCAGAACAGTCGAATCTCATGATCTGTTCCATCCTTTTTCTTGTGTGGGTAAGAAAGGGCAGCCACATTAA